One part of the Arabidopsis thaliana chromosome 4, partial sequence genome encodes these proteins:
- a CDS encoding transferases, transferring glycosyl groups (transferases, transferring glycosyl groups; FUNCTIONS IN: transferase activity, transferring glycosyl groups; INVOLVED IN: biological_process unknown; LOCATED IN: vacuole; EXPRESSED IN: 21 plant structures; EXPRESSED DURING: 14 growth stages; BEST Arabidopsis thaliana protein match is: unknown protein (TAIR:AT3G23760.1); Has 30201 Blast hits to 17322 proteins in 780 species: Archae - 12; Bacteria - 1396; Metazoa - 17338; Fungi - 3422; Plants - 5037; Viruses - 0; Other Eukaryotes - 2996 (source: NCBI BLink).) produces MAFRRPLIVIVIFIYITAGVKIAAADEPVPTPWPHQFHALMFMNYSGDLSMIDLWYDWTNGRNFNIIQEQLGGITYDLEWNNGTSFFYTLDESKSCRSGQLEVGILRPNWLDGAKYLGQQNVSGFLCNVWEKVDFIWYYEDVETKRPVQWIFYTGREAHIMTYEVGAVLEDEKWQAPVYCFNKEKKSLSTKGALSEFKGYKEKAAL; encoded by the exons ATGGCTTTTAGACGACCACTCATAGTAATCGTTATCTTCATTTATATAACCGCCGGCGTGAAAATCGCCGCCGCGGATGAGCCGGTGCCGACGCCATGGCCACACCAGTTCCACGCGCTAATGTTCATGAATTACTCCGGCGATCTCTCGATGATCGACCTTTGGTACGACTGGACCAACGGTCGTAATTTCAATATCATCCAGGAGCAGCTCGGTGGTATTACCTACGACCTTGAATGGAACAATGGTACTTCCTTCTTTTACACGCTCGACGAGTCAAAATCGTGCCGCTCCGGTCAGCTCGAG GTTGGAATACTGCGACCAAACTGGCTAGATGGAGCCAAGTACCTTGGTCAACAGAACGTGAGTGGGTTTCTCTGCAATGTATGGGAGAAGGTAGACTTTATATGGTACTATGAAGATGTTGAAACCAAGAGACCCGTGCAATGGATATTCTATACAG GGAGGGAGGCTCATATAATGACATACGAGGTAGGTGCGGTCCTAGAGGATGAGAAATGGCAAGCACCGGTTTATTGTttcaacaaagagaagaagagtttgtcTACAAAGGGAGCTTTGAGTGAATTTAAAGGATACAAAGAAAAGGCTGCTTTGTAA
- a CDS encoding UDP-Glycosyltransferase superfamily protein (UDP-Glycosyltransferase superfamily protein; FUNCTIONS IN: UDP-glycosyltransferase activity, UDP-glucosyltransferase activity, anthocyanin 5-O-glucosyltransferase activity; INVOLVED IN: metabolic process; LOCATED IN: mitochondrion; EXPRESSED IN: 14 plant structures; EXPRESSED DURING: 7 growth stages; CONTAINS InterPro DOMAIN/s: UDP-glucuronosyl/UDP-glucosyltransferase (InterPro:IPR002213); BEST Arabidopsis thaliana protein match is: indole-3-acetate beta-D-glucosyltransferase (TAIR:AT4G15550.1); Has 7764 Blast hits to 7700 proteins in 467 species: Archae - 0; Bacteria - 501; Metazoa - 2108; Fungi - 44; Plants - 4999; Viruses - 48; Other Eukaryotes - 64 (source: NCBI BLink).), with protein MATSVNGSHRRPHYLLVTFPAQGHINPALQLANRLIHHGATVTYSTAVSAHRRMGEPPSTKGLSFAWFTDGFDDGLKSFEDQKIYMSELKRCGSNALRDIIKANLDATTETEPITGVIYSVLVPWVSTVAREFHLPTTLLWIEPATVLDIYYYYFNTSYKHLFDVEPIKLPKLPLITTGDLPSFLQPSKALPSALVTLREHIEALETESNPKILVNTFSALEHDALTSVEKLKMIPIGPLVSSSEGKTDLFKSSDEDYTKWLDSKLERSVIYISLGTHADDLPEKHMEALTHGVLATNRPFLWIVREKNPEEKKKNRFLELIRGSDRGLVVGWCSQTAVLAHCAVGCFVTHCGWNSTLESLESGVPVVAFPQFADQCTTAKLVEDTWRIGVKVKVGEEGDVDGEEIRRCLEKVMSGGEEAEEMRENAEKWKAMAVDAAAEGGPSDLNLKGFVDEDE; from the coding sequence ATGGCCACTTCCGTCAATGGTTCCCATCGTCGTCCACATTACTTGCTTGTAACATTCCCAGCGCAAGGTCACATCAACCCGGCGCTTCAACTAGCCAACCGCCTCATCCACCACGGTGCAACCGTCACATACTCCACCGCAGTCTCTGCTCACCGACGTATGGGCGAGCCACCTTCCACAAAAGGTCTATCCTTCGCTTGGTTCACCGATGGATTCGACGACGGTCTCAAGTCATTCGAAGACCAGAAAATCTACATGTCCGAACTCAAACGATGTGGTTCAAACGCCCTGAGAGACATCATCAAAGCCAATCTTGACGCCACCACCGAAACAGAGCCTATCACCGGGGTAATCTACTCTGTTCTCGTCCCGTGGGTTTCTACGGTAGCGCGTGAGTTTCACCTCCCAACTACACTTCTCTGGATTGAACCAGCTACTGTACTAGACatctactactactacttcaACACCTCTTACAAACATCTCTTCGACGTTGAACCGATTAAATTACCGAAACTGCCACTGATCACCACCGGTGACCTCCCGTCGTTTCTTCAACCTTCGAAGGCATTACCGTCAGCTCTTGTGACTCTAAGAGAACATATCGAAGCTCTCGAAACGGAATCAAACCCTAAGATTCTTGTTAACACATTCTCTGCTTTGGAACACGATGCTTTAACCTCTGTTGAGAAACTCAAGATGATCCCAATCGGACCGTTGGTTTCTTCCTCCGAGGGTAAAACCGATCTTTTCAAATCTTCCGACGAGGATTACACGAAATGGTTAGACTCGAAGCTCGAGAGATCAGTGATTTACATTTCCTTAGGCACACACGCCGATGATTTACCAGAGAAACACATGGAAGCGCTTACTCACGGCGTGTTAGCTACAAACAGACCGTTTTTATGGATCGTGAGGGAGAAAAAtccagaagagaagaagaagaatcggtTTCTTGAATTGATCAGAGGAAGTGATCGAGGATTGGTGGTGGGATGGTGTTCTCAGACAGCTGTTTTGGCGCATTGTGCTGTGGGATGTTTTGTGACTCATTGTGGTTGGAATTCGACGTTGGAGAGTTTAGAGAGTGGTGTTCCGGTGGTTGCGTTTCCGCAGTTTGCTGATCAGTGTACAACGGCGAAGCTTGTGGAGGATACGTGGAGGATTGGAGTGAAGGTGAAGGTTGGGGAGGAAGGAGATGTGGATGGGGAGGAGATTAGAAGGTGTTTGGAGAAGGTGATGAGTGGTGGAGAAGAGGCGGAGGAGATGAGAGAGAATGCAGAGAAGTGGAAGGCGATGGCTGTTGATGCGGCAGCGGAAGGTGGACCGTCGGATTTGAATCTTAAAGGTTTTGTGGACGAGGATGAGTAG
- the MEE48 gene encoding O-Glycosyl hydrolases family 17 protein (maternal effect embryo arrest 48 (MEE48); FUNCTIONS IN: cation binding, hydrolase activity, hydrolyzing O-glycosyl compounds, catalytic activity; INVOLVED IN: pollen exine formation, embryo development ending in seed dormancy; LOCATED IN: endomembrane system; EXPRESSED IN: leaf whorl, sepal, flower, seed; EXPRESSED DURING: petal differentiation and expansion stage, E expanded cotyledon stage; CONTAINS InterPro DOMAIN/s: X8 (InterPro:IPR012946), Glycoside hydrolase, catalytic core (InterPro:IPR017853), Glycoside hydrolase, family 17 (InterPro:IPR000490), Glycoside hydrolase, subgroup, catalytic core (InterPro:IPR013781); BEST Arabidopsis thaliana protein match is: O-Glycosyl hydrolases family 17 protein (TAIR:AT3G23770.1); Has 2783 Blast hits to 2708 proteins in 127 species: Archae - 0; Bacteria - 0; Metazoa - 3; Fungi - 0; Plants - 2773; Viruses - 0; Other Eukaryotes - 7 (source: NCBI BLink).) → MSLLAFFLFTILVFSSSCCSATRFQGHRYMQRKTMLDLASKIGINYGRRGNNLPSPYQSINFIKSIKAGHVKLYDADPESLTLLSQTNLYVTITVPNHQITALSSNQTIADEWVRTNILPYYPQTQIRFVLVGNEILSYNSGNVSVNLVPAMRKIVNSLRLHGIHNIKVGTPLAMDSLRSSFPPSNGTFREEITGPVMLPLLKFLNGTNSYFFLNVHPYFRWSRNPMNTSLDFALFQGHSTYTDPQTGLVYRNLLDQMLDSVLFAMTKLGYPHMRLAISETGWPNFGDIDETGANILNAATYNRNLIKKMSASPPIGTPSRPGLPIPTFVFSLFNENQKSGSGTQRHWGILHPDGSPIYDVDFTGQTPLTGFNPLPKPTNNVPYKGQVWCVPVEGANETELEETLRMACAQSNTTCAALAPGRECYEPVSIYWHASYALNSYWAQFRNQSIQCFFNGLAHETTTNPGNDRCKFPSVTL, encoded by the exons atgtctcttcttgctttcttcctcttcaccatCCTTGTCTTTTCAA GTTCATGTTGTTCCGCAACTCGGTTCCAAGGGCACAGGTACATGCAGAGGAAAACAATGCTAGATTTGGCTAGCAAGATTGGTATCAACtatggaagaagaggaaacaacCTCCCATCTCCATATCAATCCATCAACTTCATCAAATCTATCAAAGCTGGTCATGTCAAGCTCTATGACGCCGATCCAGAGAGTCTCACACTCCTCTCTCAAACCAATCTCTACGTCACCATAACCGTCCCTAACCACCAAATCACCGCCCTCAGCTCTAACCAAACCATAGCTGACGAATGGGTCAGAACTAACATCCTCCCTTACTATCCACAAACACAAATCCGTTTTGTCCTTGTCGGAAACGAAATCCTCAGCTACAATTCTGGGAATGTCTCTGTGAATCTTGTACCGGCGATGCGCAAAATCGTTAACTCACTCAGATTACATGGGATTCACAACATCAAAGTTGGGACACCTCTAGCTATGGATTCTCTCCGGTCGTCGTTTCCTCCATCGAACGGAACATTCCGGGAAGAAATCACCGGACCGGTGATGTTACCGTTGCTGAAGTTTCTCAACGGAACAAACTCTTACTTCTTCCTTAATGTTCATCCTTACTTCCGTTGGTCAAGAAACCCCATGAACACCAGTTTGGATTTTGCTCTGTTCCAAGGACACTCAACCTATACCGATCCTCAAACCGGTTTGGTTTACCGTAATCTTCTAGACCAAATGTTGGATTCGGTTCTCTTCGCCATGACCAAACTCGGTTATCCACATATGCGCCTCGCGATCTCTGAAACCGGATGGCCTAATTTCGGTGACATCGACGAAACCGGAGCCAACATTCTCAACGCAGCTACCTATAACCGTAATCTGATCAAGAAGATGAGCGCAAGTCCTCCAATCGGTACACCATCAAGACCCGGTTTACCAATACCGacatttgttttctccttATTCAACGAAAACCAGAAATCCGGTTCGGGGACACAGAGACATTGGGGAATCTTGCATCCCGACGGTTCACCAATCTACGACGTAGATTTCACCGGTCAAACACCCTTAACCGGTTTCAACCCGTTACCTAAACCGACGAACAACGTTCCTTACAAAGGTCAAGTGTGGTGCGTACCAGTCGAAGGAGCCAACGAGACTGAGCTTGAAGAAACATTGAGGATGGCTTGTGCCCAAAGCAACACCACTTGTGCAGCTTTAGCTCCTGGGAGAGAATGTTACGAACCAGTCTCCATTTATTGGCATGCAAGCTACGCGCTTAATTCGTACTGGGCTCAGTTTCGTAACCAAAGCATTCAATGTTTCTTCAATGGATTGGCTCATGAGACAACAACCAACCCTG GAAATGATCGTTGCAAGTTTCCGAGCGTTACTCTGTGA